The proteins below come from a single Pseudanabaena sp. BC1403 genomic window:
- a CDS encoding sigma 54-interacting transcriptional regulator: MSSNYSEISLEWIQDRSQVLQPYLITKAERGIIGKSRYAMRLRQEIKSASEDRQPVLILGEPGLDKDNIAALIHFNSAYRREAIAKVNCSLVQTSGADLFGRADGNHGLLTYLGKGTLVLNNIQELPNELRPQIVQLLKNGTFRRVGSNATDAPLTCESRIIMVSEKRQSTCESYVKHSIKVPSLRVRKADIKPHVEYYISLFCRDRGIPKPTITAEALRGLQSYDFTGNLKELQLLVERAILQSQGAPSLNESVFWSTQPKGKKFRFNLLNVYPNLRRFLRSDWFPDRLNYGFTFAFFAIVVAMLFLAPQTREQNIALNFFWAWWWPLILISFPFVGRLWCSICPFMIYGEVVQRLSLWLFPRQLKHWNRDVSERWGGWFLFGLFVLIYLWEELWDLQNTAYLSAYLLLLITAGAMICSLIFERRYWCRYLCPIGGMNGLFAKLSMTELRAQQGTCSAECTTYQCYKGGVKKGEGLETNGCPLYSHPAQLQDNRDCVLCMTCLKACPHRSVEFNLRPPAIELWTTHVPRTYEVALLLLLLGGAFLHRLPEITSFFGLPTITAAFFPHLAVSLLILIVAAAIPLITYGIMRSLYFLTIIWRKNCEDNQLPFSITACKPRSFIQLAYGYLPLVLGANLAHYLRLFLQEAGRVLPVTWATFGLDGSTLPIFIAHPAVISFLQGTTLIFSVLLTWVLTQKIAKQPWRSLIPQHLSAVILAIALWIVIVAPT; the protein is encoded by the coding sequence ATGTCTTCCAATTATTCTGAAATTTCTTTAGAGTGGATACAAGATCGATCGCAGGTTTTGCAGCCCTATCTAATTACCAAGGCTGAGCGAGGAATTATTGGAAAGAGTCGCTATGCGATGAGGCTTCGTCAAGAGATTAAAAGTGCCAGTGAAGATCGGCAGCCAGTATTGATTCTTGGCGAACCTGGACTGGATAAAGATAATATTGCGGCTTTGATTCATTTTAATTCGGCATATAGACGGGAAGCGATCGCAAAAGTAAATTGCAGCCTTGTCCAAACCAGTGGTGCAGATTTATTTGGACGTGCAGATGGCAATCATGGACTATTAACATATTTGGGAAAAGGAACTCTAGTTTTAAATAACATCCAAGAGCTACCCAATGAATTGCGCCCCCAGATTGTGCAGCTTCTAAAAAACGGAACTTTTAGACGAGTCGGAAGTAATGCAACCGATGCGCCTTTAACCTGTGAATCGCGGATCATTATGGTCTCTGAAAAACGTCAATCTACCTGTGAGTCATATGTTAAACATTCGATCAAGGTTCCATCGCTGAGAGTGCGAAAAGCCGATATTAAACCACATGTGGAATATTACATAAGTTTGTTCTGTCGCGATCGCGGTATTCCTAAACCAACTATTACTGCTGAAGCTCTACGTGGCCTCCAAAGCTATGATTTCACAGGAAATTTAAAAGAACTACAATTATTGGTAGAACGAGCAATATTACAGTCACAGGGTGCGCCATCGCTAAACGAATCAGTGTTTTGGTCAACCCAACCTAAGGGTAAAAAGTTTCGCTTTAATCTACTCAATGTCTATCCTAATCTGCGTCGGTTTCTACGTAGTGACTGGTTTCCTGATCGCCTTAACTATGGATTTACGTTCGCTTTTTTTGCGATCGTAGTTGCCATGCTGTTTTTAGCTCCTCAAACTCGCGAGCAAAATATTGCGCTTAACTTTTTTTGGGCATGGTGGTGGCCATTAATTTTAATTAGCTTTCCCTTTGTGGGAAGACTATGGTGTTCTATCTGTCCGTTTATGATTTATGGAGAGGTAGTGCAGAGGCTCTCTCTATGGCTATTTCCACGCCAGCTTAAACATTGGAATCGAGATGTTTCTGAACGTTGGGGTGGATGGTTTTTATTCGGTCTATTTGTGCTGATCTACTTATGGGAAGAGCTTTGGGATTTACAAAATACTGCCTATCTTTCTGCATATTTATTGCTATTGATTACGGCAGGAGCGATGATCTGTTCGCTGATTTTTGAACGCAGGTACTGGTGTCGCTATCTCTGTCCCATTGGAGGGATGAATGGACTATTTGCAAAACTCTCAATGACGGAATTACGCGCTCAACAAGGAACTTGTTCGGCTGAATGTACGACCTATCAATGCTATAAAGGCGGCGTAAAAAAAGGCGAAGGTCTAGAGACAAATGGATGTCCGCTTTATTCTCATCCTGCTCAACTACAAGACAATCGAGACTGTGTGCTATGTATGACTTGCCTCAAGGCTTGCCCCCATAGGTCTGTGGAGTTTAATCTTCGTCCTCCCGCAATTGAATTATGGACAACCCATGTACCACGCACCTATGAAGTTGCTTTGCTCTTGTTACTGCTTGGTGGTGCATTTTTGCATCGCTTACCAGAAATCACCTCGTTTTTTGGTCTGCCGACTATTACAGCAGCATTCTTTCCCCATTTGGCAGTATCTCTACTCATTCTGATTGTCGCTGCGGCAATTCCCTTAATTACTTATGGGATCATGCGATCGCTCTACTTTCTCACAATTATCTGGAGAAAGAATTGCGAAGACAATCAGCTTCCTTTTAGTATTACAGCCTGTAAACCCAGATCGTTTATCCAGCTCGCCTATGGATATTTACCTTTAGTTCTAGGTGCAAATCTAGCGCATTATTTACGTCTATTTCTCCAAGAGGCGGGTCGGGTGTTACCAGTTACTTGGGCGACTTTTGGGCTGGATGGTTCGACATTGCCGATTTTTATTGCTCATCCTGCGGTAATTTCCTTTTTGCAAGGAACCACATTAATTTTCTCTGTGCTTTTGACATGGGTGCTAACGCAAAAGATTGCCAAGCAGCCTTGGCGATCGCTGATACCTCAACATTTGAGTGCGGTCATTTTAGCGATCGCTTTGTGGATAGTTATTGTTGCCCCTACGTAA
- a CDS encoding pentapeptide repeat-containing protein — MGNSEHLAILKQGAASWNRWRLENPEIIPNLSGTNLRRANLREADLSGVNLRWTNLSNANLLGANLSGSDLVKANLREADLYKVNLKDAEVSGAYLSKAHLREACLERCDLSMANLQGADLTKAHFNGANLSGADLDESDLSNANLSETNLSNAILSNVNLTNADLHRSDLTNANLEFADLSNSNLSDSKLYNANLSNANLQECDLSNAAINQANLCHANLADAILSNANLSNANLRHANLKNAVLSNAILSNADLSDSNLEDTILSDAILSNANLNGAILTGAQLVSAKLDAAFLIGTNLVKANLRLANLNGVSLSEANLFGTIMPDGSIHNH, encoded by the coding sequence ATGGGAAACTCAGAACATCTTGCGATACTGAAACAAGGAGCAGCCAGTTGGAATAGATGGCGACTAGAAAATCCTGAGATTATCCCTAATTTGAGTGGTACTAACTTAAGACGTGCCAATCTCCGCGAAGCAGATTTGAGTGGAGTAAACTTGCGCTGGACAAATTTGAGTAATGCTAATTTATTAGGTGCGAATCTCAGTGGTTCTGATCTCGTAAAAGCAAATTTGCGAGAAGCAGATTTGTATAAAGTAAATCTTAAAGATGCTGAGGTGAGTGGAGCCTATTTGAGCAAAGCTCATCTAAGAGAAGCTTGTTTAGAAAGATGCGATCTGAGTATGGCAAACTTACAAGGAGCCGATCTTACTAAAGCTCATTTTAATGGTGCTAATTTGAGTGGTGCAGACTTAGACGAAAGTGATTTGAGCAATGCCAATTTAAGTGAGACAAACTTAAGCAATGCCATTTTGAGCAATGTTAATCTCACAAATGCTGATCTCCACCGCAGTGATTTAACTAACGCAAATCTAGAATTTGCTGATCTTAGTAATAGCAATCTGTCAGACTCAAAGCTTTACAACGCAAATCTGAGCAATGCCAATTTGCAAGAATGTGATTTGAGTAATGCTGCTATTAATCAGGCTAATCTTTGTCATGCTAACTTAGCTGATGCAATTCTCAGTAATGCCAATTTAAGTAATGCTAATTTAAGGCACGCAAATTTAAAAAATGCGGTTCTGAGCAATGCAATTCTGAGCAATGCTGATCTGAGTGATAGTAATTTGGAAGATACAATCTTAAGTGATGCAATTTTAAGTAATGCAAATTTAAACGGGGCAATTTTGACAGGAGCACAACTGGTTTCAGCAAAACTAGATGCTGCATTTTTGATTGGTACTAATTTAGTTAAAGCTAATTTACGACTTGCCAATCTGAATGGAGTTAGTTTATCTGAAGCAAATCTATTTGGAACGATTATGCCCGATGGTTCGATCCATAATCATTAA
- a CDS encoding glycosyltransferase family 4 protein, which yields MKKHILFILPYLNQGGTEKQALSLIEGLRDRYKISLLAPDGKGAPKFRALPISQREYTKWEINVFKGFPELIARIKEIQREQAIDLVHVHGAHELMLAVYLVLKKVPILYTVHGFHGLGARFSYQMSCWFSNWFADRVICVCEAEYNLLRELGLSEKKLHLIYNGVKEPILDSDKSLELTKKFQLDPANQIILGTAARLDEAKGLTYLLQAFAKLQGENLRLVIAGNGDLEASLKQEAQDLDIGDRVIFTGYLDGLPNLMQLFDIFVLPSLQEACSLACAEAMSQGKPVVGTRVGGIAEQVSDCQTGFIVMPRDPDSLAAKLAELIADQDLRDRFAKDGYSRYRQLFSSEIMLEKTAQLYDQMIAT from the coding sequence GTGAAAAAACACATTTTATTCATTCTTCCCTACCTCAATCAAGGTGGCACAGAAAAGCAAGCCCTTAGCCTCATTGAAGGACTACGAGATCGCTACAAAATATCGCTATTAGCCCCAGATGGCAAAGGTGCACCCAAATTTCGAGCTTTACCAATTTCGCAGCGTGAATATACAAAGTGGGAGATTAATGTATTTAAAGGCTTTCCAGAACTGATCGCAAGAATCAAGGAAATCCAAAGAGAACAGGCGATCGATCTTGTGCATGTTCACGGCGCTCACGAATTAATGCTAGCTGTATATTTAGTATTAAAAAAAGTTCCTATTCTCTATACTGTACATGGCTTTCATGGACTAGGAGCAAGATTTAGTTATCAAATGTCATGCTGGTTTAGCAATTGGTTTGCCGATCGCGTAATTTGTGTTTGTGAAGCTGAATATAATCTTTTACGGGAATTGGGATTAAGTGAAAAAAAGCTCCATTTGATTTACAACGGAGTCAAAGAGCCAATTCTCGATTCTGATAAATCATTAGAACTCACCAAGAAATTTCAACTAGACCCAGCAAATCAAATCATCCTTGGGACAGCAGCTCGACTAGATGAGGCAAAAGGGCTAACCTATTTACTTCAGGCTTTTGCAAAATTGCAAGGAGAAAACCTGCGTTTAGTAATTGCAGGAAACGGTGATTTAGAAGCTTCTCTTAAACAAGAAGCTCAAGATTTAGATATAGGCGATCGCGTGATTTTCACGGGCTATCTTGATGGTTTACCGAACTTGATGCAACTGTTTGACATTTTTGTATTGCCTTCGCTCCAAGAAGCTTGCAGTCTTGCTTGTGCAGAAGCAATGTCTCAAGGAAAGCCAGTAGTCGGAACTCGTGTGGGTGGTATTGCTGAACAAGTAAGCGATTGCCAAACAGGTTTTATCGTCATGCCTCGCGATCCTGACAGTTTGGCGGCTAAGCTTGCCGAACTAATTGCTGATCAAGATCTACGCGATCGCTTTGCAAAAGATGGTTATAGTCGCTATCGTCAACTTTTTTCAAGCGAAATCATGCTTGAAAAAACGGCTCAACTATACGATCAGATGATTGCAACATAA